The Carassius auratus strain Wakin chromosome 5, ASM336829v1, whole genome shotgun sequence genome includes a window with the following:
- the LOC113085283 gene encoding transmembrane protein 116-like, which yields MDIFGQNKTQTNTTIPPDNWTYVYSIVRWIQISMAVLSILGAGSIIFYAISKGLVRKPEVLPLFLLSLTDLLLALSWMCGGLLFTESCDAYNICYNLHIVEQTLYMASFFYTLHYVWVLYTGLMGKYRRLNGFPGEYPANTRICRCLGPVLSCLFPLMLTTPVFVAGNVFRCYTNFTQPYRCLLMHTGAVYLTSSVNTEMTACSVIQDYCMTIFLTTFLITFIGITTLMCKARSLYKRIITSQGFFADNHWETLRLLERRMLLYPSAFFFCWGPAIFLASMMLVKPEIIEGRMGVVLYILQAFTSASQGLLNCLVYGWTQQHFRSLSSGSIIRDASTQTPLLRSQKPNYAALHSSASLTNFV from the exons ATGGACATTTTTGGACAAAATAAGACACAGACAAACACCACCATTCCGCCTGACAACTGGACATAT GTATATTCAATAGTTCGATGGATTCAAATATCAATGGCCGTCCTGAG CATCTTAGGTGCTGGCTCCATAATCTTTTATGCGATTTCGAAAGGACTAGTAAGAAAACCAGAG GTGCTGCCGTTGTTCTTGTTGAGTTTGACAGACCTGCTGTTAGCTCTGAGCTGGATGTGTGGAGGTCTTCTCTTCACCGAGTCCTGTGACGCTTACAACATCTGCTACAACCTGCACATAGTGGAACAG ACGCTTTACATGGCCTCGTTCTTCTACACGCTGCACTATGTTTGGGTGCTCTACACCGGACTGATGGGGAAGTACAGGAGACTCAACGGTTTCCCAGGCGAG TATCCAGCAAACACAAGGATCTGCAGGTGTCTCGGCCCTGTCCTGTCATG TCTGTTTCCATTAATGCTCACAACGCCCGTCTTTGTAGCAGGAAATGTGTTTCGGTGCTACACAAACTTCACCCAGCCCTACAG ATGTTTGCTGATGCATACAGGCGCTGTGTATCTCACCTCATCTGTAAATACAGAGATGACAGCATGTAGTGTCATTCAAGACTACTGCATGACCATATTCCTTACGACCTTCCTCATCACCTTCATCGGCATCACT ACCCTCATGTGTAAAGCTCGCTCCCTGTACAAGCGTATCATCACGTCTCAAGGGTTTTTCGCCGACAATCATTGGGAAACTCTGCGTCTCCTGGAACGGCGTATGCTGCTTTATCCCTCAGCCTTCTTCTTCTGCTGGGGACCAG CAATATTTCTGGCCAGTATGATGTTGGTGAAACCGGAGATTATAGAGGGAAGGATGGGAGTCGTTCTCTACATCCTACAG GCCTTCACCTCCGCCTCTCAGGGTCTGCTGAACTGTCTGGTGTACGGCTGGACGCAGCAGCACTTTCGCTCTCTCAGCAGCGGCAGCATCATACGGGACGCCTCCACCCAGACTCCACTGCTGCGCTCACAGAAACCAAACTATGCCGCTCTGCACTCTTCTGCATCACTCACCAATTTTGTCTGA
- the LOC113085299 gene encoding phosphoserine aminotransferase-like produces the protein MENKQTINFGAGPAKLPQPVLLQAQKELLDYSGTGISILEMSHRSSDFSKIINTTENLLRELLSVPENYKILFLQGGGSGQFSGVPLNLIGLKEDRCADYLVTGTWSAKAAKEAEKYGKVNVIHPKLDRYTKIPDSSTWSLNPSASYVYYCCNETVHGVEFNFIPDSKGVVLVSDMSSNFLSRPVDVSKFGLIFAGAQKNVGCAGVTVVIVREDLMGKALKECPVILDYQVQAGNNSLYNTPPCFSIYIMALVLEWIKNSGGADAMERINKQKSDLIYDIINLSDGFYSCPVDEACRSRMNVPFRIGNKEGDESLEKAFLDGASKLGMISLKGHRSVGGIRASLYNAVTVEDVKALATYMEEFLKNHR, from the exons ATGGAGAACAAACAGACCATTAATTTCGGAGCTGGACCAGCTAAACTTCCACAGCCG GTTTTACTCCAGGCACAGAAGGAGCTGCTGGATTACAGTGGCACTGGGATAAGCATTCTTG AGATGAGCCACAGatcgtctgatttctccaagatCATCAACACTACTGAAAACCTCCTCCGTGAACTCCT GAGTGTACCTGAGAACTATAAGATCCTGTTCCTGCAAGGCGGAGGCTCGGGACAGTTCAGCGGGGTTCCTCTCAATCTGATCGGTCTGAAGGAGGACCGGTGTGCTGATTATCTGGTCACCGGGACGTGGTCTGCAAAGGCAGCCAAAGAGGCAGAGAAGTATGGAAAAGTGAACGTGATTCATCCGAAACTGGATCGCTACACCA AAATACCAGACAGCAGCACTTGGTCGCTGAATCCTTCAGCCTCTTACGTCTACTACTGCTGTAATGAGACGGTGCACGGTGTTGAGTTTAACTTCATCCCCGACAGTAAAGGAGTGGTTCTGGTCAGCGACATGTCATCCAACTTCCTCTCCAGGCCGGTAGATGTGTCCAAG TTCGGTCTGATATTTGCCGGCGCGCAGAAGAATGTGGGCTGTGCCGGTGTGACCGTTGTCATCGTCAGAGAGGATCTGATGGGCAAAGCCCTGAAAGAGTGTCCTGTTATACTGGACTATCAGGTGCAGGCTGGCAATAACTCCCTCTACAACACTCCTCCATGCTTCAG TATTTACATCATGGCTCTGGTTCTGGAGTGGATCAAGAACAGCGGAGGGGCGGATGCCATGGAACgaataaacaaacagaagtcTGACCTCATCTATGACATCATCAACCTCTCCGATGGATTCTACTC ATGCCCGGTCGACGAGGCGTGTCGAAGCCGCATGAACGTCCCGTTCCGCATCGGAAACAAGGAAGGAGATGAAAGTCTTGAAAAGGCGTTCCTGGATGGTGCTTCCAAACTTGGCATGATCTCACTTAAAGGACACAG GTCCGTGGGGGGCATCCGAGCGTCTCTGTACAATGCAGTGACTGTCGAAGATGTGAAGGCTCTTGCCACATACATGGAAGAATTCCTCAAGAATCACCGTTAG